DNA sequence from the Polyodon spathula isolate WHYD16114869_AA chromosome 19, ASM1765450v1, whole genome shotgun sequence genome:
TACTCAGAatgcatttttacaattttttagcAGAGTCCTTCATTTTTAATTGTGACTTGCTCTGATGGACTCCTTTCtctgcaaataaagaaaaaataattaagaatggGTGAATGACATTATGATTGTGAAATCAGTTAAGTTGTTTGTGAAATGGCTTGCTTACTTGTTTTCAATGCAAAGGCGACACTCGTTGGCATAAATATTGCCATTCGATCCACACACTGGCACAAATGTCACAGGGCAGTCGATTGACTGCTGGTAATCGTCACAGACAGGCTGCAagataaagcaaaataaacattacatttgtatattaattatataactgTTTAATACAAGTCCAAATGTTTAATGACAAAGAATCCTGTCTagagtttttttcaatgttttgtttatgtgttatCTACAGttagcattatatattaaaaaaaaatagttctagTATATAAAATCGAGAGATAACTGTTAAATAAACACCTTACAATCAAATACTTACTTCACGTCCTGAAACCATCACAATAACcacacctgttttaaaaaaaaaaggtaatgttacACACAAAATTAGAGATTGAATCTATAAATAATCCCATACACTTGTTTGAAATGTTGGTCCCTGAAACCATTTAGATTAAACTTtaatttgatttatgtttttgaattttttatataaaaaagtgtgCAATTAAAGGTTTAGTCTTCAAAATATGGAATTGCAGATATTGTAGATTTCACTCAAGAGCAATAAGCTTCAAAAGTCACCTTTCCAGTTTCCTTTCCACGTCAGAAAATTagaaaatcttaaaaggagttgacatagttaaacAACTTGGAATTAAGAGGAAACAACTggaaatgaagacaaaaaaaacgtAAATTAAGTGGAGCTAGACAAGACAGAAGTAATTAGATACTACTTTACACAGAGAGTGCGTGGTGAGTGTATGGAACAGGCTACTGATTAAATACATTGACAGCATACAGTGTGGGTAGCCTTAGACAAAATTCTCATTGTGCTAAAACTGACAAAATAACAGATTACAGTTGAAacctataataataatgacattgaGTTGATAAAAATGA
Encoded proteins:
- the LOC121294476 gene encoding trypsin inhibitor ClTI-1-like encodes the protein MAFVTRLLALICLTSVVIVMVSGREPVCDDYQQSIDCPVTFVPVCGSNGNIYANECRLCIENKERSPSEQVTIKNEGLC